The Allocoprobacillus halotolerans nucleotide sequence ACCCATAAAGCCAATATTAGAAAACATTGTCATAAAGATATATAAACCTTGTTGGTGAATGGGAACTTTGATGATTTTCACAATCAAAAAACCTAGTATTGGTAAAATAATGAAAATAACAAGCCCGACAATAAATACAAAAATAATTTGGGAAATATCTTTTTCAACAGTTGAGGATAAAACAGAAGATACAATTAATGCTGGTGTTGTTACTGATAGTAATAAAGTCGTTAAACGTTTATTAAAATCAGTATCAAGTATCTTTATTTTTAATAAAATATAACCTAAAGTGATAACCAAAAATAATTGTATCATCTGTAAAATAATGACTTGTATATCCACGTCTTATCCTTTTAACCCCTGTGCTTGTCTTTCCATATTTTCAACCACAATATCATAGATTTCACCTAGTGTTGCAGCATATTCTAAAACAAGCCAAGGTTCGTTCGTATGGAAGTGAATTTTAATCAATTCATCGTCTCCCACCGCTAATAAACAATCTCCTTGAAAATGCTTAGTGATATAATCATTAATTTCATCTTCATTTAAATTTTTTCCTTCAATTAATAATTGTGTATCAAATTTATAATCTATCACTTCTATTCTCCTTCAAATAGACAAGCTCCATTTGTTTCAATCACTTTTTTATACCAGTCAAATGATTTCTTTTTATATCTCTTATATGTTCCATTGCCTAAATCATCACAATCTACATAGATAAATCCATAACGCTTGCTCATTTGTTTTGTTGATTCACTGACAATATCTATACATCCCCATGATGTATATCCCATTAAATCAACACCATCAATTTCAATGGCTTTCCACATTTCTCTAAAATGTGCATCAAAATAATCAATGCGATATTGATCATCAACAGTTCCATCAATCAATTCATCTTTTGCACCTAATCCATTTTCTACAATGAATAATGGTTTACGATAACGATCATACAAATCAACCAATGATACTCTTAGTCCAATTGGATCAATTTGCCATCCCCAATCTGACGAAGGAATGTATGGATTTTTAATGGCGACATTAGTATTAGCAGCAGTCTTTTTCAATCCTTTATCATCCTTAGCAACACAGCTAGAAGAATAATAACTAAATGATACGAAGTCTACTGGATATTGCTTCATTATATCCAAATCTCCTTCTTCCATCTTGATATGAATACCTTCATTTTTAAACTTCGCAAGCAAGTAAGCTGGGTATTCACCAAAGACCTGTGTATCACTATAACAGTATGTACTTCTCATATCCTGTTGTGCCTGTAAGACATCTTCTGGTTTACATGTGTATGGATAATATGTGAGCTTTGTCAACATACATCCGACTTTTGATCCTGGTATGATTTCATGACAGATTTTGGTTGCTAAGGCAGATGCCACAAACTGATGATGCATTGCCTGAAATATCACTTCCTGGAAGTTTCTTCCTGGAAAACGATCTTCTACAAGACCTCCTGTTGTGTAAGGATGTCTAATCATTGAATCAACTTCATTAAAAGTCAACCAGTATTTAACTTTATCCTTATATCTTTCACAGATAACTTTAACATATTTCACAAACATATCTACAACTTCTCTTGATGCCCATCCATCATAGTTCAAGACAAGATTGATTGGTGGTTCATAATGTGACATTGTGACTAAGGGTTCAATGCCATATTTTAAACATTCATCAAAGACATCATCATAGAATTTTAAACCTTCTTCATTAGGTTGTTCATCATCACCATTAGGGAAGATTCTTGACCAGGCAATGGACATTCTATAGACTTTGAATCCCATTTCAGCCATTAAAGCAATATCTTCTTTATAATGATGATACCCATCAGAGGCATGTCTTTTAGGATATAAACTTTCATCATTTGATTTTAATGCAGCTTCTATTTCTTGTGTAGTTATTGCGTTTTGAGCATGATAATCTTGCACATCAATATCCAAGTGATGCCTAGCACAATCAGATACACTGATTCCTTTACCATCTTCATTCCATCCACCTTCGTATTGATTAGCAGCAGTTGCTCCTCCCCATAAAAAACCTTCTGGAAATTTTTTCATTATATTTCATCCTCCTTTTTTAATCATTATACATCAATCTCATATTTATTGTTGTTATTTTCAAAAAAAGAATTTTATGAAAGAAAAAAGTACATTTCCATGTACTCTAATGAAACAT carries:
- a CDS encoding kinase to dihydroxyacetone kinase — translated: MIDYKFDTQLLIEGKNLNEDEINDYITKHFQGDCLLAVGDDELIKIHFHTNEPWLVLEYAATLGEIYDIVVENMERQAQGLKG
- a CDS encoding glycoside hydrolase family 1 protein codes for the protein MKKFPEGFLWGGATAANQYEGGWNEDGKGISVSDCARHHLDIDVQDYHAQNAITTQEIEAALKSNDESLYPKRHASDGYHHYKEDIALMAEMGFKVYRMSIAWSRIFPNGDDEQPNEEGLKFYDDVFDECLKYGIEPLVTMSHYEPPINLVLNYDGWASREVVDMFVKYVKVICERYKDKVKYWLTFNEVDSMIRHPYTTGGLVEDRFPGRNFQEVIFQAMHHQFVASALATKICHEIIPGSKVGCMLTKLTYYPYTCKPEDVLQAQQDMRSTYCYSDTQVFGEYPAYLLAKFKNEGIHIKMEEGDLDIMKQYPVDFVSFSYYSSSCVAKDDKGLKKTAANTNVAIKNPYIPSSDWGWQIDPIGLRVSLVDLYDRYRKPLFIVENGLGAKDELIDGTVDDQYRIDYFDAHFREMWKAIEIDGVDLMGYTSWGCIDIVSESTKQMSKRYGFIYVDCDDLGNGTYKRYKKKSFDWYKKVIETNGACLFEGE